Proteins encoded within one genomic window of Cucumis sativus cultivar 9930 chromosome 3, Cucumber_9930_V3, whole genome shotgun sequence:
- the LOC101207709 gene encoding bet1-like protein At1g29060, with protein sequence MASSSFRGGSSFYNGDAAHFRSREGLSTRPAASSDEIQLQIDPMQGDLDDEIVGLHSQVKRLRNIAQDIGTEAKSQQDFLDQLQMTLIKAQAGVKNNVRRLNKKIIQNGSNHVVQVVVFALICFFIVYMWSKMSRK encoded by the exons ATGGCGTCCAGTTCGTTTCGTGGCGGTAGTTCCTTCTACAATGGCGACGCCGCCCATTTTCGCTCCAG GGAGGGGCTTAGCACAAGACCGGCGGCTTCTTCCGATGAAATTCAACTGCAGATCGATCCGATGCAAGGGGACTTGGACGACGAGATCGTTGGTCTCCACAGCCAAGTTAAAAGGCTTAGAAAC ATTGCTCAAGACATTGGGACAGAAGCAAAGTCTCAGCAAGATTTTCTAGATCAGTTG CAAATGACATTGATAAAAGCTCAAGCGGGGGTGAAGAACAATGTAAGAAGATTGAACAAAAAGATCATACAGAATGGATCAAATCATGTCGTCCAGGTCGTCGTATTTGCATTGATCTGTTTCTTTATAGTATACATGTGGTCGAAAATGTCCagaaaatga
- the LOC101207469 gene encoding pyridoxine/pyridoxamine 5'-phosphate oxidase 1, chloroplastic isoform X3, which produces MQNLEAISYLSQREAAEVDEILMGSLGFSIDQLMELAGLSVATSVAEVFKASEYKRVLVICGPGNNGGDGLVAARHLFHFGYKPSICYPKKTAKPLYAGLVTQLESLAVPFLTVEDLPLDLSKDFDIIIDAIFGFSFHGAPRPPFDDLIQRLSSLNVYKEADQRSPAIVSVDIPSGWHVEEGDISDSSFKPDMLVSLTAPKLCAKKFNGPHHFLGGRFVPPSIVNKYNLHLPPYPGTAMCVRIGKPPQVDIAALRENYISPEFLEETVDADPMRQFLKWFDDAVAANLREPNAMSLSTATSDGKPSSRMVLLKGVDEDGFVWYTNYESQKAHNLAENPRASLLFFWEGLNRQVRVEGPVQKVSEEESEQYFHSRPRGSQLGAIVSPQSSVVPGRHFLIDKYKELEDRFSNGSLIPKPKHWGGYRLKPELFEFWQGQPSRLHDRLQYSPCDIDGKKAWKVERLAP; this is translated from the exons ATGCAGAATCTGGAGGCCATTTCGTATCTGTCGCAGAGGGAAGCAGCTGAGGTCGATGAGATTCTTATGGGCTCTCTCGGATTCAGCATCGATCAATTGATG GAGCTGGCTGGATTGAGTGTAGCCACTTCAGTAGCAGAG GTTTTCAAAGCCAGTGAGTATAAGCGTGTTCTTGTTATCTGTGGTCCTGGAAACAATGGTGGAGATGGTCTCGTGGCTGCTCGTCATCTGTTTCACTTTGGATACAAGCCATCTATTTGTTATCCAAAGAAGACTGCAAAGCCTCTTTATGCTGGTTTGGTTACTCAG CTGGAATCACTGGCAGTTCCTTTCTTGACAGTGGAGGACTTGCCTTTGGATTTGTCAAAGGATTTTGACATTATAATTGATGCAATCTTCGGGTTCTCTTTCCATG gtGCTCCAAGGCCACCATTTGATGATTTGATCCAAAGGCTTTCCTCTTTAAATGTGTACAAGGAAGCAGATCAAAGAAGTCCTGCTATTGTTTCTGTAGATATTCCATCTGGATGGCATGTTGAAGAAGGGGATATTAGTGATAGCAGCTTTAAACCTGATATGTTG GTTTCTCTGACTGCCCCAAAGCTGTGTGCAAAGAAATTCAATGGTCCACATCATTTTTTAGGCGGCAGATTTGTGCCACCATCTATTGTGAACAAATATAACCTTCATCTTCCTCCTTATCCTGGCACTGCAATGTGTGTTCGAATAGGAAAGCCTCCACAAGTTGATATTGCTGCTCTTAGAGAAAACTATATTTCTCCAGAATTTCTTGAAGAAACTGTAGATGCTGATCCTATGCGTCAG TTCCTCAAATGGTTTGACGATGCAGTTGCTGCTAACTTACGGGAACCCAATGCAATGTCTTTGTCCACAGCTACAAGTGATGGAAAACC ATCATCTCGCATGGTTTTGCTAAAAGGAGTTGATGAAGATGGTTTTGTCTG GTACACAAATTATGAAAGTCAGAAAGCACATAATCTAGCTGAAAATCCTCGTGcttcacttcttttcttttgggaaGGTCTCAATAGGCAG GTGAGAGTGGAAGGACCTGTACAGAAAGTTTCTGAAGAGGAATCTGAGCAGTATTTCCACAGCCGTCCTCGAGGAAGCCAGCTTGGTGCAATTGTGAGCCCACAG AGTTCTGTAGTTCCTGGAAGACATTTTCTCATCGATAAGTACAAGGAACTAGAGGATAGATTCTCGAATGG AAGTTTGATTCCGAAACCAAAACACTGGGGAGGATACAGGCTTAAACCAGAACTTTTTGAGTTTTGGCAGGGGCAGCCATCTCGGTTACACGACAG GTTGCAATATTCCCCTTGCGATATAGATGGAAAAAAAGCTTGGAAAGTAGAACGGTTGGCTCCTTGA
- the LOC101207469 gene encoding pyridoxine/pyridoxamine 5'-phosphate oxidase 1, chloroplastic isoform X2: MRPFLRKTHLMTRLFFTHHSFSNSTLIIPQASRSFQIPLFNIPHGVFRPNPSSGIRWFSSKSRVEAMQNLEAISYLSQREAAEVDEILMGSLGFSIDQLMELAGLSVATSVAEVFKASEYKRVLVICGPGNNGGDGLVAARHLFHFGYKPSICYPKKTAKPLYAGLVTQLESLAVPFLTVEDLPLDLSKDFDIIIDAIFGFSFHGAPRPPFDDLIQRLSSLNVYKEADQRSPAIVSVDIPSGWHVEEGDISDSSFKPDMLVSLTAPKLCAKKFNGPHHFLGGRFVPPSIVNKYNLHLPPYPGTAMCVRIGKPPQVDIAALRENYISPEFLEETVDADPMRQFLKWFDDAVAANLREPNAMSLSTATSDGKPSSRMVLLKGVDEDGFVWYTNYESQKAHNLAENPRASLLFFWEGLNRQVRVEGPVQKVSEEESEQYFHSRPRGSQLGAIVSPQSSVVPGRHFLIDKYKELEDRFSNGSLIPKPKHWGGYRLKPELFEFWQGQPSRLHDRLFSSL, encoded by the exons ATGCGTCCATTTCTTCGCAAAACCCATTTGATGACACGCTTGTTTTTCACCCACCACTCATTCTCCAACTCAACACTCATCATTCCTCAAGCTTCTCGCTCTTTCCAAATCCCTCTCTTCAATATCCCACAC GGTGTTTTTCGGCCGAATCCAAGCTCTGGGATTCGTTGGTTTTCCTCGAAGTCTCGTGTTGAAGCTATGCAGAATCTGGAGGCCATTTCGTATCTGTCGCAGAGGGAAGCAGCTGAGGTCGATGAGATTCTTATGGGCTCTCTCGGATTCAGCATCGATCAATTGATG GAGCTGGCTGGATTGAGTGTAGCCACTTCAGTAGCAGAG GTTTTCAAAGCCAGTGAGTATAAGCGTGTTCTTGTTATCTGTGGTCCTGGAAACAATGGTGGAGATGGTCTCGTGGCTGCTCGTCATCTGTTTCACTTTGGATACAAGCCATCTATTTGTTATCCAAAGAAGACTGCAAAGCCTCTTTATGCTGGTTTGGTTACTCAG CTGGAATCACTGGCAGTTCCTTTCTTGACAGTGGAGGACTTGCCTTTGGATTTGTCAAAGGATTTTGACATTATAATTGATGCAATCTTCGGGTTCTCTTTCCATG gtGCTCCAAGGCCACCATTTGATGATTTGATCCAAAGGCTTTCCTCTTTAAATGTGTACAAGGAAGCAGATCAAAGAAGTCCTGCTATTGTTTCTGTAGATATTCCATCTGGATGGCATGTTGAAGAAGGGGATATTAGTGATAGCAGCTTTAAACCTGATATGTTG GTTTCTCTGACTGCCCCAAAGCTGTGTGCAAAGAAATTCAATGGTCCACATCATTTTTTAGGCGGCAGATTTGTGCCACCATCTATTGTGAACAAATATAACCTTCATCTTCCTCCTTATCCTGGCACTGCAATGTGTGTTCGAATAGGAAAGCCTCCACAAGTTGATATTGCTGCTCTTAGAGAAAACTATATTTCTCCAGAATTTCTTGAAGAAACTGTAGATGCTGATCCTATGCGTCAG TTCCTCAAATGGTTTGACGATGCAGTTGCTGCTAACTTACGGGAACCCAATGCAATGTCTTTGTCCACAGCTACAAGTGATGGAAAACC ATCATCTCGCATGGTTTTGCTAAAAGGAGTTGATGAAGATGGTTTTGTCTG GTACACAAATTATGAAAGTCAGAAAGCACATAATCTAGCTGAAAATCCTCGTGcttcacttcttttcttttgggaaGGTCTCAATAGGCAG GTGAGAGTGGAAGGACCTGTACAGAAAGTTTCTGAAGAGGAATCTGAGCAGTATTTCCACAGCCGTCCTCGAGGAAGCCAGCTTGGTGCAATTGTGAGCCCACAG AGTTCTGTAGTTCCTGGAAGACATTTTCTCATCGATAAGTACAAGGAACTAGAGGATAGATTCTCGAATGG AAGTTTGATTCCGAAACCAAAACACTGGGGAGGATACAGGCTTAAACCAGAACTTTTTGAGTTTTGGCAGGGGCAGCCATCTCGGTTACACGACAGGTTATTTTCATCCCTCTAA
- the LOC101207469 gene encoding pyridoxine/pyridoxamine 5'-phosphate oxidase 1, chloroplastic isoform X1, which produces MRPFLRKTHLMTRLFFTHHSFSNSTLIIPQASRSFQIPLFNIPHGVFRPNPSSGIRWFSSKSRVEAMQNLEAISYLSQREAAEVDEILMGSLGFSIDQLMELAGLSVATSVAEVFKASEYKRVLVICGPGNNGGDGLVAARHLFHFGYKPSICYPKKTAKPLYAGLVTQLESLAVPFLTVEDLPLDLSKDFDIIIDAIFGFSFHGAPRPPFDDLIQRLSSLNVYKEADQRSPAIVSVDIPSGWHVEEGDISDSSFKPDMLVSLTAPKLCAKKFNGPHHFLGGRFVPPSIVNKYNLHLPPYPGTAMCVRIGKPPQVDIAALRENYISPEFLEETVDADPMRQFLKWFDDAVAANLREPNAMSLSTATSDGKPSSRMVLLKGVDEDGFVWYTNYESQKAHNLAENPRASLLFFWEGLNRQVRVEGPVQKVSEEESEQYFHSRPRGSQLGAIVSPQSSVVPGRHFLIDKYKELEDRFSNGSLIPKPKHWGGYRLKPELFEFWQGQPSRLHDRLQYSPCDIDGKKAWKVERLAP; this is translated from the exons ATGCGTCCATTTCTTCGCAAAACCCATTTGATGACACGCTTGTTTTTCACCCACCACTCATTCTCCAACTCAACACTCATCATTCCTCAAGCTTCTCGCTCTTTCCAAATCCCTCTCTTCAATATCCCACAC GGTGTTTTTCGGCCGAATCCAAGCTCTGGGATTCGTTGGTTTTCCTCGAAGTCTCGTGTTGAAGCTATGCAGAATCTGGAGGCCATTTCGTATCTGTCGCAGAGGGAAGCAGCTGAGGTCGATGAGATTCTTATGGGCTCTCTCGGATTCAGCATCGATCAATTGATG GAGCTGGCTGGATTGAGTGTAGCCACTTCAGTAGCAGAG GTTTTCAAAGCCAGTGAGTATAAGCGTGTTCTTGTTATCTGTGGTCCTGGAAACAATGGTGGAGATGGTCTCGTGGCTGCTCGTCATCTGTTTCACTTTGGATACAAGCCATCTATTTGTTATCCAAAGAAGACTGCAAAGCCTCTTTATGCTGGTTTGGTTACTCAG CTGGAATCACTGGCAGTTCCTTTCTTGACAGTGGAGGACTTGCCTTTGGATTTGTCAAAGGATTTTGACATTATAATTGATGCAATCTTCGGGTTCTCTTTCCATG gtGCTCCAAGGCCACCATTTGATGATTTGATCCAAAGGCTTTCCTCTTTAAATGTGTACAAGGAAGCAGATCAAAGAAGTCCTGCTATTGTTTCTGTAGATATTCCATCTGGATGGCATGTTGAAGAAGGGGATATTAGTGATAGCAGCTTTAAACCTGATATGTTG GTTTCTCTGACTGCCCCAAAGCTGTGTGCAAAGAAATTCAATGGTCCACATCATTTTTTAGGCGGCAGATTTGTGCCACCATCTATTGTGAACAAATATAACCTTCATCTTCCTCCTTATCCTGGCACTGCAATGTGTGTTCGAATAGGAAAGCCTCCACAAGTTGATATTGCTGCTCTTAGAGAAAACTATATTTCTCCAGAATTTCTTGAAGAAACTGTAGATGCTGATCCTATGCGTCAG TTCCTCAAATGGTTTGACGATGCAGTTGCTGCTAACTTACGGGAACCCAATGCAATGTCTTTGTCCACAGCTACAAGTGATGGAAAACC ATCATCTCGCATGGTTTTGCTAAAAGGAGTTGATGAAGATGGTTTTGTCTG GTACACAAATTATGAAAGTCAGAAAGCACATAATCTAGCTGAAAATCCTCGTGcttcacttcttttcttttgggaaGGTCTCAATAGGCAG GTGAGAGTGGAAGGACCTGTACAGAAAGTTTCTGAAGAGGAATCTGAGCAGTATTTCCACAGCCGTCCTCGAGGAAGCCAGCTTGGTGCAATTGTGAGCCCACAG AGTTCTGTAGTTCCTGGAAGACATTTTCTCATCGATAAGTACAAGGAACTAGAGGATAGATTCTCGAATGG AAGTTTGATTCCGAAACCAAAACACTGGGGAGGATACAGGCTTAAACCAGAACTTTTTGAGTTTTGGCAGGGGCAGCCATCTCGGTTACACGACAG GTTGCAATATTCCCCTTGCGATATAGATGGAAAAAAAGCTTGGAAAGTAGAACGGTTGGCTCCTTGA
- the LOC101206433 gene encoding transport inhibitor response 1-like protein has product MRVDQAEEMSEDEDRSLTSDLVGDGGAGAGGGGDAIAESASKTRNCTGCSGDVTASASASAENILHNVLENVLHFLTSRRDRNAASLVCKSWYRVEALTRSDLFIGNCYAVSPRRVTSRFNRVRSVSIKGKPRFADFNLMPDNWGAHFTPWVAAMAKSYPWLERVYLKRMSVTDDDLALLADSFPGFKELVLFCCEGFGTSGIAVVAARCRHLRVLDLIESDVADDEVDWISCFPEKETCLESLIFDCVEFPINFEALQRLVSRSPSLKKLGVNRYVSIAQLYHLMIWAPRLTHLGTGSFSTSEAVVHGDSEPDFASAFAACKSLVCLSGFKDILPDYLPCIYPVCANLTTLNLSFANITPEQLKPVISHCHKLQTFWALDSICDEGLQAVASTCKELRELRVFPVDPREDAEGPISEVGFQAISEGCRKLQYILYFCQRMTNAAVVAMSQNCQDLVVFRLCIMGRHQPDHKTGDPMDEGFGAIVINCKKLTRLAISGLLTDRAFSYIGKYGKLVRTLSVAFAGNSDLALKYVLEGCHRLQKLEIRDSPFGDGALRSGLHHYYNMRFLWMSACKLSRQGCQEVARAMPHLVVEVMKSDDDNENDNQVEGMEDHVQVLYMYRSLEGPRDDTPKSVDIL; this is encoded by the exons ATGAGAGTGGATCAAGCTGAAGAAATGTCCGAAGACGAAGATCGATCTTTAACTTCGGATCTAGTTGGTGATGGAGGTGCGGGTGCGGGTGGGGGTGGTGATGCCATAGCTGAATCTGCTAGTAAAACTCGCAATTGCACAGGGTGTTCTGGTGATGTTACTGCTTCTGCTTCTGCTTCTGCTGAGAATATACTTCATAATGTTCTTGAGAACGTGCTTCACTTTCTTACTTCTCGACGTGACCGGAACGCGGCTTCACTTGTTTGCAAGTCCTGGTATCGAGTTGAAGCTCTTACTCGATCCGACCTTTTCATTGGGAATTGTTATGCGGTATCCCCTCGTAGAGTTACGTCGCGGTTTAATCGAGTTCGGTCAGTGAGTATTAAAGGGAAGCCTCGGTTTGCTGATTTCAACCTGATGCCGGACAATTGGGGGGCTCACTTTACTCCATGGGTGGCGGCTATGGCTAAGTCATACCCTTGGCTTGAGAGAGTCTATTTGAAGCGTATGTCTGTGACTGACGACGATCTGGCTCTGCTTGCTGACTCTTTTCCTGGCTTTAAGGAGCTTGTGTTGTTTTGCTGTGAAGGATTTGGCACCAGTGGTATTGCTGTTGTTGCCGCCAGATGCAG GCACCTGCGAGTACTTGATCTGATTGAATCTGACGTAGCGGATGATGAAGTGGATTGGATATCTTGTTTCCCTGAGAAGGAAACTTGTCTTGAATCTCTGATCTTTGATTGTGTAGAGTTTCCCATTAATTTTGAGGCACTGCAGAGGTTGGTGAGTAGATCCCCATCGTTGAAGAAACTTGGGGTGAATCGTTATGTTTCCATTGCTCAGCTATACCATTTAATGATTTGGGCTCCACGTTTAACGCATCTGGGAACTGGTTCATTTAGTACTTCAGAGGCTGTGGTTCATGGGGACTCAGAGCCTGATTTTGCCTCTGCTTTTGCTGCTTGCAAATCCTTAGTTTGTCTTTCTGGATTCAAGGACATTTTACCTGATTACCTACCTTGTATCTATCCAGTTTGTGCTAATCTCACCACTCTGAACTTGAGCTTTGCAAATATAACTCCTGAACAACTCAAACCAGTCATAAGTCACTGCCACAAGCTCCAGACTTTCTGG GCTCTTGATTCGATATGTGACGAAGGACTTCAGGCTGTTGCTTCAACTTGCAAGGAATTGCGAGAACTTAGGGTTTTCCCTGTTGATCCTCGAGAAGATGCCGAAGGCCCCATTTCTGAAGTGGGCTTCCAGGCAATATCTGAAGGTTGCAGGAAATTGCAATATATTCTCTACTTTTGCCAGAGAATGACCAATGCAGCCGTAGTAGCTATGTCACAGAACTGCCAAGATCTTGTGGTCTTTAGACTGTGTATTATGGGACGACACCAGCCAGACCATAAAACTGGAGATCCCATGGATGAAGGATTTGGTGCCATTGTTATAAACTGTAAAAAGCTAACTAGGCTTGCAATATCTGGATTGTTGACGGATCGTGCTTTCAGCTATATCGGGAAGTATGGGAAGCTGGTTCGCACCCTGTCAGTTGCTTTTGCTGGGAACAGTGATTTAGCGTTGAAGTACGTGCTTGAGGGCTGCCATAGATTGCAAAAACTTGAGATAAGAGATAGCCCATTTGGTGATGGAGCCTTGCGGTCTGGTTTACATCATTACTACAATATGAGATTTCTCTGGATGTCAGCTTGTAAATTGTCTCGCCAAGGCTGCCAAGAGGTTGCTAGAGCGATGCCTCACTTGGTGGTTGAGGTGATGAAGAGTGATGATGACAATGAAAACGATAATCAGGTGGAGGGTATGGAGGACCATGTTCAGGTGCTATATATGTACAGATCTCTTGAGGGGCCGAGGGATGATACTCCGAAGTCTGTTGACATCCTATAG